AAAGTGGGCTCGGCAGGATCAACCTGAGGGCCGCGGTCAAGATAGTCGAGAAAACCAGATACTTTGGTTCAGGTTGTCTTCATCCCGGATGTTACTTGGAAGCCATTTTACGTTATTGCGGCCAGTCCCTTTAGCTTCCTGCAACGCAGATTTGACACGCAGTAAGGCCCCGTTAATATCCATTTCATCAACGCCCAATTGAGTAACTCCCAGACTGGCCGTGATATGGAATTTCACCTGTGGTTGATCGTAAACATGGCTTGACAGGGTTTCACGAATTTTCTCTGCGAGTTTGATTGCTCCTTCAAGCTCAGTCGCGGGCAGAATAAGCAGGAATGCTTCTCCCTCGAAGCGACTGACAATATCTGTCTCACGACATGCCTGTAGCAGCAAGCCTCCCAGGGCTGAGAGGGCCTCGTCTCCGCTTGCGTCTCCGTAATCCTCATTGATTCTTGAGAAATGATCCAGATCAAGCATGATCAGTGACAAAGTTGAGCTGTGTCGTTGAGCCCTCTTGATTTCTGTCTTTGCTTGTTCCATGGCGTAACGCCGGTTTGACAGGCCGGTCAGTGCATCTGTTATAGAAAGAAGTTCAAGCTTTTTGATGCTTTCGGTTTGGCGCCGTTGTAATTTTGCGGTCCGGTAGGTTAAAAACAGGATTGTCAGGCTGATAAACACTCCCAGCAAACCGTGGTTCCAAGCATCTTTTTGCCAGTTTGTAAACGTGGTATTTTCCGTTTTTGCGATACTTATCACGAGCGGATACCCGGTCAGTTTATGAATTGTCATGAAGATAGTTTTGCCGCCCGGGCTGTCGAGGTGGACACCATCAGGTGGGATCTTGCCGTTTCGCAAAAGGGTGGCTATCTGATCGATGCGTCTGAAACGCATAACCTCATGTTCGGGAATCCGGGTGTAGATGTCTCCTTGGGGAGAAAAAATTGTGAGTTGGCTGTCAGCACGGGTGAAAAGTTTTTCGTATTGCCGGGCAAAAAAATTGACATCGATGATGGCTACAATGACCATGTTGAGATTGCCGTTGTCGTCGTGAAAACCTCGGCTGACACCAAAAATTTTTTGATTCTGATTTATGACGGAAGGTTGCGGCCGGCCAATGTACAGACC
Above is a genomic segment from Geopsychrobacter electrodiphilus DSM 16401 containing:
- a CDS encoding sensor domain-containing diguanylate cyclase, whose product is MRKIWIFGILGIILTLLFIGYDVRLQRNIALEQSHATTNALADSVERDLVHSFSGLDQMLFGLRNTIEAYANTTVDAPAIRRVIDGLLQNNPYLTSLIVLDNKGQILHWNNNLQKPDLSQRDYFLFHKTHAVDGLYIGRPQPSVINQNQKIFGVSRGFHDDNGNLNMVIVAIIDVNFFARQYEKLFTRADSQLTIFSPQGDIYTRIPEHEVMRFRRIDQIATLLRNGKIPPDGVHLDSPGGKTIFMTIHKLTGYPLVISIAKTENTTFTNWQKDAWNHGLLGVFISLTILFLTYRTAKLQRRQTESIKKLELLSITDALTGLSNRRYAMEQAKTEIKRAQRHSSTLSLIMLDLDHFSRINEDYGDASGDEALSALGGLLLQACRETDIVSRFEGEAFLLILPATELEGAIKLAEKIRETLSSHVYDQPQVKFHITASLGVTQLGVDEMDINGALLRVKSALQEAKGTGRNNVKWLPSNIRDEDNLNQSIWFSRLS